AAGGTGGGCTATAATAAAGTGGCAGGCCAAAACACTTGTTTAGACAGTCACTTATGTTAAAGAACATACAAGTTACTGATAACATTTTAAGTATTTCACAGTCCAGTTTGCTTTGGTTTGACTTCTCCAAGTTAGTAGATACAACTGAGGttaacacagccaaaaccagaTCCTTCAGACAAAGAACTTGGGAAGCAACGAGGGTCCGAAATTGtcagcaaaacagcaaaaagaacaCCCTCCATGTTCTTCTTTacttgtttctttaagatgatCAAATAGACCAAATGAATGTACCAATCTTCACCCGAaagtagaaagaaaagcaagactAATGCTTTTCCACACTCAAGTTTAAACTAACTCTCAGTGCTACTCTAGTGTACAGTCCCTTTTCAGGTCTGAGGCTACATCATCCTGCTCTGCCCAAAACCTGCAACCTCTCTTGTAGCATGGACTTAACACCCTGTATGGATTTGCCAGATGCATACTACAAACACCAACCACATCGAGAAAGAATTTTAATCTGTCCACTGCTTTCTTTCCAATATGATTACTTATATTAAGTAGTTTAGGAAGATCTGGCAAGACTTCTCAACTCTTGCCAGCTTTTAAAGCGGatcattttaaaagcacagacaCCTCATAACTGTTGAGTTCTCCCCAGATTTTGCTATGCAGCACCTTGGTGATTCTAACACCAGAATACAGTCTTGAAAAACAAGAGAGCAACTCGAACACAATGCCAGTGAGCAAGACATCTCAAAAATCTGCCTGCTGTTCCTGTACATGCACAGAAGAGCACGCAGAGAGGGTTGTTTTTACTGTTCTTAAGAGAGAGAAACCACGGCTTGTTCCCAGGAAAGGAGGCGACCTCCACCAATAACAGCAGCCACTATGCCGAAAGACGTCCTTCTCACACTTCTCTTTCTTGGCcgcacagcccaggcagggacTCACCGCGAAGACGGCATTCTGCAGCCCGAAGGGGATCAGCGTCAGCCGCGACAGAACCACCACCTTGAGGCCGCTGCCGCCCTCCACGACACGGACGATGGCACTGAGCGTCCCGCTGCCCTGGATCCTGGTCCGTGCCCAGCGGGCCAGCAGCCGCTTGCAGGCCACGTGGGCGACAAAGGTGCCGACGAGGACGCCGAACACCATCAGCCCCATGCCCAGCACGAAGCCGTAGAGGTAGCCGGCAGCCACGTTGAGCAGGATATAGCCCCAGCCGCAGGGGAAGGACACGACGATGAAGCCCACGGTGAAGAGCAGCACGCCGGCCAGGCTGTCCAGGCTCTCggcccagagcagcaggtcCCGCAGGTACTGGCGCACCAGGGCCAGCGAGGCGAAGCAGACGGCGGCCAGGACGCTCAGGCTGAGGCAGCTCTTGCACCAGCAGGTGCCCAgtaggcagcaggagcagcgcCAGCCCCGGGCCTCGGCCAGCCCgtgcccgccgccgcccggctcgggcagctggcagagcagcagctccgcGGGCGGCAGCCCGTCCTGCTCCGCGCagggccccagcagcagcccgcCGGCCCCCGCAGCCTCTGCCGGGACGAAGCCGACGGTGttcccgctgctgccgcctcccgccgccgtCCCGGCGGCTCGGGACAGCCAGCGGCCCAGGTCCTGCCGGGAGCCCTGCACCGCCGCCTGCTTCACGGCCcgggagaggagctgcagcgCCGCGGCCCCCGCACCCCACATCCCCCCACCCCGCCGCCCGGCTCCAGCACCGCCGAGCCGCGCAGCCCCTTCGCTCCCCGCCTCTCCACGCAGCCTGCGGGCAGGGGCGGCCGTTCCCTCATCGCCCCGCCATGGCCCGGCTGCCGAGCCCGGCCGagggccgggcgggggcggggaAGCGGCGGCGGGGAGGGCGGGGAGGAGGGGGCCACGCTTCACCGCCGCCCGGCGGGCGGAGGGACCGCGGCGGCCTCCGCGCCGCCTCCCGCCTCGGCCGCGCCGCCGGGGCTGCGGCGTTAGacggcggcggggccgctctCTCCGTCCCGGCAGTGGCAGCGGCGGCCCTGGCGGAGCGCGAGTCccggggggcggcggcagcgggggcGGCGGCAGCACCGGGGCTCCATCTCCCTGCGCGCTGGGCTCCCGCTCCGCTCCGGAAAGAGCCTTCTCGGAGCAGCGGTGCCGATGTGGCAACCCCGGGAGGGAGGAGGCGAGGCTCCGGCGGCAGCAGCACCCGGCCCCGCTGCGGGGCTCGGCGGCGGCGCCAAGGCTCCGCCTCCTGCCCCGCCCCGGGAGCGCCGCGCCGGCCGGGTGTGCCCCAGCGGGGTCCCGCCGCCCGCCTCGCCCGAGCTTGCCCGTGCTGCGCGCCCCGCTCGGCCCCGGTGCCAGCAGCCCGCATCCCTGGCAGAGCCGTAACCCGCAGGGTTTGGAGGAGCCGTGCTGGAAAGCGGGTTGTTTTCCGTCAGAGGAGCGCGGGGCTCAAGCATCGCTGTCTGTACTGCTACTCTTGCGCTCCCTTGTTATGTCGGCGACTCTCCCTCTCTTACGTGAAGGCTTTGTATCGTGAACACCCCGGCTTTCCGCTGTCCAGGAGCGAGCAGCGAGACGAGCCTGTCCCGGCCAGCGGCCGGGGTTTGAGCCGAGGGGCGGCAGCCGATGCGCCCGGGCTGCGCGGTGCCTCCACGTCAGGTCAGCTTGGCTCACATGCCTGAAGGCTCGGACCCACTTTGGGATGGTTTGAGCGTGAATTTTGAGCCATtgctagaaagaaagaaacagcctGGATATGCAGTGAGGGCTCCATTTAGAGGGGTGTTTTCTCGGGAGCCTCGCCGAGGCTCGATAGCTCCGTAGGTCGCTTTTGCTCTGGCGTTACTAATGGCAAGGTGCAGaaaagggtttgttttctttacaacGCTTAAACATAAAACGTGCTCCAGTGGAGTTATATTCCCCTGCTGGGAAATTTGCAAGCGTATATAAAACGAGAACGCATGTAGGTTGTAAAGGTTAAAGGATGattggaaacaaacaaacaaatctcaAAATGAAGAACATATCTTTAAGTACTGCAATTACGTACTTGCAAAATACACCATTAGAAAGAATATAATCTGGGCAATCCAAGAAATCAGCCTAAGAAAATGACAGATGTCTTTGAGAgccaacagcagaaaaaaaatcctagggGACCCTGTACAGGAGGAAAATTGCAGATAAATGTCTCCCGCATAATCTGCTTTATTGGTGTTACCTGTATCTGAATCTGAATTTGAGCATTTGATTTTGTATGTGCTCTTTGCTTACAATGCAAACACAGGCGGGACATACATCCAGAATTATAATAATGTCAAGAAAGCCTTGCATTGTAAAGGATGATGGGCATGCTTGCACATTCAATAAGGCATTTCAGCAAACCAGGGTCAGCTGGAAGTTCAGTAGAAGAACAAGAAGACAAAATgttaatttctggttttatacTAAGAGCACATATGTCTTGATGTGGTTTCAGCTTGTGTATATTTTTGTTCAATGCAGTTACTTTCATAAAACAGGAAATGGGTGGAAATGTCTGACAGAGACTTTACACTTTACAGCCTGTCCATTGCCATATTAAAGTGTAGAACCTTGTACTCTGAGCTGGAATGAATCTCCAGCTGTCACTCTAAACACGACAGGTTTCTGTATTTATAATCACAGAAAACGTACTTGAAAAGTGACAACAAAAGAGTATGAAGAACACAATGGTCTATCTAAGTGACAGTTTTGATATTACACTCTAACCTATTAAAAAATGTAACTCGTTAGTGGAGATGGTTTTCCAGTCCCTAGCAATATACAGGCTGAAACTCCTTGACCTTATCCATCAGCTGGGCTCCCTAAAATAGCTAATCCTGGCATTCTTCTGTCCCCTGGAGCAATAGCTCAGGAAGGAAAGGCAACAAACACTCAGATTTTGAGTGACACAAAGCATGGTCATAGAGCATCTTTGGATAAACATCCAAGCAAGGCCACAGGAATTCAGCGGGACTTGGGTGGAGCTGGTAGCCACTCCCACACGCACAGCGGATACAGCTACAGAGATGAGAAGCAGTGTCAGCTGGCTCCTGCGAGCCTTCCCAGCACGATCTTACCATCTGAAGGGATAAAAAGCAACCTCACACACCCTTGAAAACGTGCCAGATTGGCACATTGCTAGACAAAATGCCAGACAAAATGGTCTGCCTTTCAGACTTACTAGTCAGTGTATCATAGGATATTCCTGTACCATGGATGATGCAGTTGCAATGATGATATAAGCAAGACAAGATCTGTAAGGAAAAGCAGTTATCTTTCCAATCACTGCACTTAAAAAACTAGGCAAGCTCTTGAGCACACAAGAGCTGGACACATGGACGAACACTTTGTGCTCCAAAAAAGAtagcattttttgtttgttttttcttttcccccaggTAGATTAGTTGATCTAGTGAATAATTTGCAGCAAATGCTGTCTAAcctgttcttttaaaaagcacaacTGGCCTCATTACTTTTGGAAATTAATTGAAGTAATAGGTATAAAAATTACGCGTTTAGTTCATATGGTTTAAATTCCTGCATTACATCAACTAATAATGCTTGTATAATTCCTCAGACTGATCTAGTTACTTAGATTCTCATTAGCTCATCTATCATGTGAGCTGATTTCTTACCTTTCTTTATGTTTAATTTTGGTATTTCTCAATGAATACATGTAAAACCTGAGCGGCACAGGGTAACAGCTGGAGTACTGTTCTGCTTCAAGAAAAGGTGTTTCTGTAGAAAGATGCTCTCACAATTATGTAGATGGCAGTGGATATTGAAGAATTTTTGGCAGGCAGGTGGTTTTTTCCAAGCCTTCAATGTAGGCCAAGGATATTTCCTTGTCCTGGCACAAGCAACTGAGAAATGCCATTTTGTGTTTCGAAACTATGATTCTTCTGtctcattttttatttgaaggACTATTAGCATGCAAACACACCCAACTAAGCCTGTGAGTCATCTTACTGAAATGAAAGACATGACTCATTTAGGTCCATGGAACAGGTCCGCACTGAATAGCGACCCTGAAGATGGGGAGTAGGATACATTAAGCCACAAATCAGGAACTAAGATAATTCTGAAACTCCTGAAAACTTGCCATAGTTATTTCTGAATTGTTCCTTGGGAGGCAGAAGCAGGACTTTTTTGAGAAAATGGTATTAAGAACCATAACGCCAAGGTACTTCTAAATGTCTGTTAGATCTTCCAGCATTACTGTGAAGATTCCTTGGTGGGAAGTGCAGTATTGACTAATTTATGTCAGGAGTAGCCATTCTTAGGCCACAGCCGACTCACTGGCAGTGGCCATCTGGCCTGCGGTCTTCCTTGCCACAGATTCCTTTACATCCTCTTGAAGGAAGGGGGATGTAAACTGCTCATGCAGGGAATACACTTTTTGCTGTTAAATAGAGTATGAGCTGCAAAGATGTGGGGAAAGGTATTAGCAAGGAGCAAGTCATGATCAGAGAAATTATTCAACCAAGTTAGTTCTGCAAGCCATAGCTTGGGCCTCACTGATTTGGATTGTTCTATTTCAAATACATGTGCATTCACAGTTTTGTCAAAATGTGCTGAAGGGAAACAAGCTATCATGTAGCATTATATGACATTTATTGAATTCCCTGTGAAAGGTGATAGTTCTGAAGTTACTGCATCAGGAACAGGAGGTGTAAGAGGACAAATGGCACTATTAGCAACTTGGGATCTTccaatgttttaatttttggacCAATAGCTATCAAGATGTAACAAATTCTGTGTTACTTTCATCAGGAGCTACCTAGTTCAGAAAAGGTCTTTAAATAAAAGTCACaaacataaaaaatgaaataccCGTAAACTTCATTTAATGTATCCCTGAAAGAGTTTTTTGGTCTTGGGGTGAGAATCTAGattgtgttattttgcagcTTGATTTATTAGGTGTCTACAGAAACTTTGTTACTTTATATATAATCCCAGCCTCCCAGATAAGTGTCATGTAATCATGTTAAAAACACTGAAGGATTTGATATGCTATC
This window of the Corvus hawaiiensis isolate bCorHaw1 chromosome 26, bCorHaw1.pri.cur, whole genome shotgun sequence genome carries:
- the TMEM64 gene encoding transmembrane protein 64, whose protein sequence is MWGAGAAALQLLSRAVKQAAVQGSRQDLGRWLSRAAGTAAGGGSSGNTVGFVPAEAAGAGGLLLGPCAEQDGLPPAELLLCQLPEPGGGGHGLAEARGWRCSCCLLGTCWCKSCLSLSVLAAVCFASLALVRQYLRDLLLWAESLDSLAGVLLFTVGFIVVSFPCGWGYILLNVAAGYLYGFVLGMGLMVFGVLVGTFVAHVACKRLLARWARTRIQGSGTLSAIVRVVEGGSGLKVVVLSRLTLIPFGLQNAVFAITDLSLPNYLMASSLGLLPTQLLNSYLGTTLRTMEDVIAEQSVSGYFVFGLQIVISIGLSFYVVHRAQVELNAAIVACEMEMKTSLVKASQPSINGSTTYCNKRTVAFSGGGVNIV
- the LOC125317094 gene encoding atherin-like translates to MRAAGTGAERGAQHGQARARRAAGPRWGTPGRRGAPGAGQEAEPWRRRRAPQRGRVLLPPEPRLLPPGVATSAPLLREGSFRSGAGAQRAGRWSPGAAAAPAAAAPRDSRSARAAAATAGTERAAPPPSNAAAPAARPRREAARRPPRSLRPPGGGEAWPPPPRPPRRRFPAPARPSAGLGSRAMAGR